One Halarcobacter ebronensis genomic window carries:
- a CDS encoding tellurium resistance protein TerC, translating to MNLSLLSGILIFASFLITIFSYFFLNELFIFSGIFAWLALILLFRKVSNIKLLILLLGLSFAIFLFCMIKNFQIDFARAILVNQYLLTLLIGVGFLRLIATPKNENIKELPTGKNSFIKTYWGVHLFGSVINLSSLILVADKLYKRASLSKLQIILLTRAFSTDAYWSPFFVAFAAAITYAPNLMTSKILVIGIVLAVTAFFITLRELKDCDFSEFRGYPMQFDTLLLPFLLAILVLVTNHYYPNLKVILLISMFSILLTSLILPFKVGIKNAIKNLNSHVTTELPKMKNEIALFLVAGMFGVSVSSLLMGYNIDFPFKNFDAFAASIMLLVFILVSFIGIHPIISIAIVGNWTMDLNHTLLAATFLMSWSTSVSTSPFSGVNLTMQARYDLNAKEIFKTNLPYAFKMYIFCVIILFLLAKYLGI from the coding sequence ATGAATTTATCACTATTATCTGGCATTTTGATTTTTGCCTCTTTTTTAATTACTATTTTTAGTTACTTTTTTTTAAATGAGCTTTTTATCTTTTCAGGTATTTTTGCTTGGTTAGCACTAATCCTTTTATTTAGAAAAGTATCAAATATAAAACTTTTGATTTTATTACTTGGTCTTTCATTTGCAATATTTCTTTTTTGTATGATAAAAAATTTTCAAATAGATTTTGCGAGGGCAATTTTAGTAAATCAATATCTTCTTACTCTTTTAATAGGTGTAGGTTTTTTAAGACTTATTGCAACACCCAAAAATGAGAATATAAAAGAGCTTCCCACAGGAAAAAACTCTTTTATTAAAACCTATTGGGGAGTTCATCTTTTTGGTTCTGTTATTAATCTCTCTTCTCTTATTTTAGTTGCAGATAAACTATATAAAAGAGCTTCTTTATCAAAACTACAAATTATTCTTTTAACTAGAGCCTTTTCAACAGATGCCTATTGGTCGCCTTTTTTTGTTGCTTTTGCTGCAGCAATAACCTATGCACCAAACCTAATGACTTCTAAAATTCTAGTAATAGGAATAGTTTTAGCAGTAACTGCTTTTTTTATAACCTTAAGAGAGTTAAAAGATTGTGATTTTAGTGAGTTTAGAGGTTATCCAATGCAGTTTGATACGCTTCTTTTACCATTTTTATTGGCTATTTTAGTTTTAGTTACCAATCATTACTATCCAAATCTAAAGGTAATTCTTTTAATTTCTATGTTTTCAATACTTTTAACAAGTCTAATTTTACCCTTTAAAGTTGGAATAAAAAATGCTATAAAAAATCTAAATTCCCATGTAACTACAGAACTTCCTAAAATGAAAAATGAGATTGCACTGTTTCTAGTTGCAGGGATGTTTGGGGTTAGTGTTAGTAGTTTATTAATGGGATATAATATTGATTTTCCTTTTAAAAATTTTGATGCTTTTGCTGCATCAATAATGCTATTAGTTTTTATTTTAGTTTCATTTATTGGAATACATCCAATTATCTCAATTGCAATAGTAGGTAACTGGACAATGGATCTAAATCATACCCTATTAGCTGCAACATTTTTAATGTCTTGGTCAACTTCAGTATCAACTTCTCCCTTTAGTGGAGTTAATCTTACAATGCAAGCAAGATATGATTTAAATGCAAAAGAGATATTTAAAACAAACCTTCCTTACGCCTTTAAGATGTATATTTTTTGTGTTATAATCCTTTTTCTTTTAGCCAAATATTTAGGAATATAA
- a CDS encoding AEC family transporter — MNVLFILLGKIFPLYLTIFVGFILTKYFKVKREQIAFLLIYILGPVVIFFAVLSIEINLQLVFLPMFIYIFGSLIAFYILYKYKNQWKDASVNTLAFTCGTGNSGYFGIPLAMILLEPSVANIFIFGTLASILYENSTGFFVTAKGSFTARQSIMKVIKLPVLYSFIAGIIFNILGFRTPEVIVPYFENFKWAYGLLGMMMLGMGMKGFNIHEDFDKKYIKIAYFYKFIFWPGVVLAIIFIDKNFINFLNEDIYKVLFLFSIIPLAGNTVTLAILLKAKPEKASFTVLLSTLISVIYIPVVLALYGGF, encoded by the coding sequence TTGAATGTTTTATTTATTTTACTTGGAAAAATTTTCCCTTTGTATCTTACAATTTTTGTGGGATTTATCTTAACAAAATATTTCAAAGTAAAAAGAGAGCAGATTGCCTTTTTACTAATCTATATTTTAGGACCAGTGGTAATATTTTTTGCTGTTTTATCAATTGAAATAAATCTCCAACTTGTCTTTTTACCAATGTTTATTTATATTTTTGGAAGTTTGATTGCTTTTTATATTTTGTATAAATACAAAAATCAATGGAAAGATGCAAGTGTAAATACTTTAGCCTTTACTTGTGGTACAGGAAATAGCGGATACTTTGGTATCCCTTTGGCTATGATTTTGCTTGAACCAAGTGTAGCAAATATCTTTATTTTTGGAACTTTAGCTTCTATTTTATATGAAAATAGTACAGGTTTTTTTGTAACAGCAAAAGGGAGTTTTACTGCAAGACAATCAATTATGAAAGTTATAAAACTTCCAGTACTTTACTCTTTTATTGCAGGAATTATATTTAATATTTTGGGATTTAGAACACCTGAAGTTATTGTTCCATATTTTGAGAATTTTAAGTGGGCATATGGACTTTTAGGAATGATGATGCTTGGAATGGGAATGAAGGGTTTTAATATCCATGAGGATTTTGATAAAAAATATATAAAAATTGCATACTTCTACAAATTTATTTTTTGGCCTGGAGTTGTTTTGGCAATAATTTTTATAGATAAAAATTTTATAAACTTTTTAAATGAAGATATTTATAAAGTGCTATTTTTATTCTCTATTATTCCACTAGCTGGAAATACAGTGACTTTGGCAATTTTATTAAAAGCAAAACCTGAAAAAGCCTCTTTTACTGTTCTTTTATCAACACTGATTTCAGTTATATATATACCTGTTGTTTTGGCATTATATGGTGGATTTTAG
- a CDS encoding NlpC/P60 family protein — protein MKLKKFILLISIITLFSGCISNKSNEIAETLSNHKTTQQTLTDTEYIQESLMSFYNEWKNVKYKFGGATKKGIDCSAFAQRLFKEKFNLDIPRTTTNQVKIGEKIDKSELEEGDLIFFKTSKIDRHVGIYVGDGRFMHASIKGVKLTSLDKPFYIKTYWTSRRVIF, from the coding sequence TTGAAATTAAAAAAATTTATACTACTAATATCTATTATTACTCTATTTTCAGGATGTATCTCAAATAAATCAAATGAGATTGCAGAAACATTAAGTAATCATAAGACAACACAGCAAACATTAACTGATACTGAGTATATTCAAGAGTCATTAATGTCATTTTACAATGAATGGAAAAATGTAAAATATAAGTTTGGTGGAGCAACAAAAAAAGGTATTGACTGCTCTGCTTTTGCCCAAAGATTATTTAAAGAGAAGTTTAATTTAGATATTCCAAGAACAACAACAAATCAAGTTAAAATTGGTGAAAAAATTGATAAATCAGAGCTTGAAGAGGGAGATTTAATCTTCTTTAAAACAAGTAAAATAGATAGACATGTTGGAATATATGTTGGAGATGGAAGATTTATGCACGCTTCAATAAAAGGTGTAAAACTTACAAGTCTTGATAAACCTTTTTATATAAAAACTTACTGGACTTCTAGAAGAGTAATCTTCTAA
- a CDS encoding NlpC/P60 family protein, whose amino-acid sequence MLLLIQGCSFNSGNITTAPKTTPSANLDYNKIYDNLITQYKDWKGVKYKYGGYSKKGIDCSAFVQRTFKEKLNLNLPRTTALQLEVGEEINTNSLITGDLIFFSTGFKTNHVGIYLKDGKFMHVSTKKGVIISRINNPYYSKHIKEIRRVLY is encoded by the coding sequence TTGTTATTATTGATTCAAGGTTGCTCTTTTAATAGTGGTAATATAACCACAGCACCAAAAACTACTCCAAGTGCAAATTTAGATTACAATAAAATATATGATAATTTAATTACCCAATACAAAGATTGGAAAGGTGTTAAGTATAAATATGGAGGCTACTCTAAAAAAGGAATAGACTGCTCTGCTTTTGTACAAAGAACCTTTAAAGAAAAACTTAATTTAAATCTTCCTAGAACAACAGCTTTACAGCTTGAAGTTGGAGAAGAGATAAATACAAATAGTTTAATAACTGGAGATTTAATTTTCTTTTCGACTGGATTTAAAACAAATCATGTGGGAATCTATTTAAAAGATGGAAAATTTATGCATGTCTCAACTAAAAAAGGGGTAATAATCTCGCGAATTAATAACCCATACTACTCAAAACATATAAAAGAGATACGAAGAGTTCTATACTAA
- the alaS gene encoding alanine--tRNA ligase: protein MDIRKEYLEFFKSKGHEVISSMPLVPDDPTLMFTNAGMVQFKDIFTGAVPRPVNPRATSCQLCVRAGGKHNDLENVGYTARHHTLFEMLGNFSFGDYFKEDAIAYAWEFVTVNLALPIEKLWVTVHDSDDEAFEIWSKHIDPSRIMRFGDKDNFWSMGDTGACGPCSEIFYDQGEEHFNGPEDKMGGDGDRFLEIWNLVFMQYERSSDGTLTALPKPSIDTGMGLERVMAIKEGVFNNFDSSNFQPIIKKLEELAEKEATSETIGSYRVIADHLRANSFMLSQGILFGNEGRPYVNRRIMRRAVRHGYLLGFREPFMAKLYDTLCDIMGSHYSELVEQKSYVKEQLTLEEERFFKTIDSGMTLFNEELKNTKDLFSGEIAFKLYDEKGFPLDLTEDMLRDRDIKVDVEKFEELMSLQKAKAKAAWKGSGDSATEGDFKTLIEKYGINEFVGYNTTTFESKIVALLDESFNEVQALEKGQSGWVMLDKTPFYATSGGQTGDIGALEDEGHIAIVKDTQKFHGLNLSKIKVEKSNLKVGEAVSAVVVNRWEVAKHHSATHLLQSALKMVLGDTVSQAGSLNDSNRLRFDFTYPKAMTNEEIEEVEDLVNSMIIRGLPGSVEELPIEEAKKKGAIAMFGEKYGDMVRVVGFGGISVEFCGGTHVRNTQDIGSFYITKESGVSAGVRRIEAVCGLAAIKYTKEYITKVNELQNELKNSDIILGVKKLKDQIKELKRELEEAQNSISAPITEEMIGDIKVVVDIVNNGDIKKIVDDYKNGNDKVAIMLIQAKGDKVMLVAGSKNCSVKAGDWIKAIAPIVGGGGGGRPDFAQAGGKDVSKIEEAKKAALEFAKENL from the coding sequence ATGGATATTAGAAAAGAGTATTTAGAGTTTTTTAAGAGTAAAGGACATGAGGTAATCTCATCAATGCCACTTGTTCCTGATGATCCAACTTTAATGTTTACAAATGCAGGAATGGTTCAATTTAAAGATATTTTTACAGGAGCTGTTCCTAGACCAGTTAATCCAAGGGCAACATCTTGTCAATTGTGTGTTAGAGCAGGAGGGAAACATAACGATTTAGAAAATGTTGGGTACACTGCACGTCACCACACTCTATTTGAGATGTTAGGAAACTTCTCTTTTGGAGATTATTTCAAAGAGGATGCAATTGCATATGCTTGGGAGTTTGTAACAGTGAATCTTGCACTTCCAATTGAAAAACTTTGGGTTACAGTTCATGATAGCGATGATGAAGCCTTTGAGATTTGGTCTAAACATATTGATCCTTCAAGAATAATGAGATTTGGAGACAAAGACAATTTCTGGTCTATGGGAGATACAGGTGCATGTGGACCATGTTCAGAGATTTTCTACGACCAAGGAGAAGAACACTTCAATGGTCCTGAAGATAAAATGGGTGGAGATGGTGATAGATTTCTAGAGATTTGGAACTTAGTATTTATGCAGTATGAAAGAAGCAGTGATGGAACTTTAACTGCTCTTCCAAAACCTTCAATTGATACAGGTATGGGACTAGAAAGAGTTATGGCAATCAAAGAGGGAGTTTTTAATAACTTCGATTCATCTAATTTTCAACCTATAATCAAAAAACTTGAAGAGTTAGCAGAAAAAGAAGCAACTTCTGAAACTATAGGTTCATATAGAGTAATTGCAGACCACTTAAGAGCAAACTCATTTATGCTATCTCAAGGTATTCTTTTTGGAAATGAAGGAAGACCTTATGTAAATAGAAGAATTATGAGGAGAGCTGTAAGACATGGTTATTTACTTGGATTTAGAGAACCATTTATGGCAAAACTATATGATACACTTTGTGATATTATGGGGTCTCATTATAGTGAATTAGTTGAACAAAAAAGTTATGTAAAAGAGCAGTTGACTTTAGAAGAAGAGAGATTTTTCAAAACAATTGATTCGGGAATGACTCTATTTAATGAAGAGCTTAAAAATACTAAAGATCTATTCTCAGGAGAGATTGCATTTAAACTATATGATGAAAAAGGTTTCCCTTTAGACTTAACAGAAGATATGTTAAGAGACAGAGATATAAAAGTTGATGTTGAAAAATTTGAAGAGTTAATGTCTTTACAAAAAGCTAAAGCAAAAGCTGCTTGGAAAGGTAGTGGAGATAGTGCAACGGAAGGTGATTTTAAAACATTAATAGAGAAATATGGTATTAATGAATTTGTAGGTTACAATACTACAACATTTGAGAGTAAAATTGTTGCCCTTTTAGATGAGAGTTTTAATGAAGTTCAAGCTCTTGAAAAAGGACAAAGTGGTTGGGTAATGCTTGACAAAACTCCTTTTTATGCTACAAGTGGTGGACAAACAGGTGATATTGGTGCTTTAGAAGATGAAGGACATATTGCTATAGTTAAAGATACTCAAAAATTTCATGGATTAAACCTATCAAAAATTAAAGTTGAAAAATCTAATCTAAAAGTTGGTGAAGCTGTTTCTGCTGTTGTTGTAAATAGATGGGAAGTTGCAAAACACCATAGTGCAACACACCTACTTCAAAGTGCACTTAAAATGGTACTTGGGGATACAGTTTCACAAGCTGGTTCTTTAAATGATTCAAATAGATTAAGATTTGACTTTACATACCCAAAAGCTATGACAAATGAAGAGATTGAAGAGGTTGAAGACTTAGTAAACTCTATGATTATAAGAGGTCTACCTGGAAGTGTAGAAGAGTTACCTATTGAAGAGGCTAAGAAAAAAGGTGCCATAGCTATGTTTGGAGAGAAATATGGAGATATGGTAAGAGTTGTTGGCTTTGGAGGAATCTCTGTTGAATTTTGTGGAGGAACACACGTAAGAAATACTCAAGATATTGGTTCTTTTTATATAACAAAAGAGTCAGGAGTTAGTGCTGGAGTTAGAAGAATAGAGGCAGTTTGTGGACTTGCTGCTATTAAATATACAAAAGAGTATATTACAAAAGTAAATGAACTACAAAATGAGCTTAAAAACAGTGATATTATTCTTGGAGTTAAAAAACTAAAAGATCAAATAAAAGAGCTTAAAAGAGAGCTTGAAGAGGCACAAAACTCTATATCTGCACCAATTACTGAAGAGATGATTGGAGATATAAAAGTTGTAGTTGACATTGTGAACAATGGCGATATTAAAAAAATAGTTGATGACTATAAAAACGGAAATGACAAAGTTGCAATAATGCTTATTCAAGCAAAAGGTGACAAAGTTATGCTTGTAGCTGGTTCTAAAAATTGTAGTGTTAAAGCTGGTGATTGGATCAAAGCTATTGCTCCAATTGTTGGTGGAGGTGGTGGTGGAAGACCAGACTTCGCACAAGCGGGTGGTAAAGATGTTTCAAAAATTGAGGAAGCAAAAAAAGCTGCTTTAGAGTTTGCAAAGGAAAATCTATAA
- the trxA gene encoding thioredoxin has product MGKYIDLTPENFDQVTGSGVSLVDFWAPWCGPCRMIAPVIEELAGEFEGKANVCKVNTDEQQDLAVKYGIRSIPTIIFMKDGEIVDQMVGAASKQAFVDKINSLL; this is encoded by the coding sequence ATGGGTAAATATATAGATTTAACTCCTGAAAACTTTGATCAAGTAACTGGTTCTGGTGTATCATTAGTAGATTTCTGGGCTCCATGGTGCGGACCTTGTAGGATGATTGCTCCCGTAATTGAAGAATTAGCTGGTGAGTTTGAAGGTAAAGCTAATGTTTGTAAAGTAAATACTGATGAACAACAAGATTTAGCTGTAAAATATGGAATTAGATCTATTCCAACTATTATTTTTATGAAAGATGGTGAAATAGTTGATCAAATGGTTGGGGCTGCATCAAAGCAAGCATTTGTCGATAAAATCAACTCTTTGTTGTAA
- a CDS encoding DASS family sodium-coupled anion symporter, producing the protein MSNNVKMAIPILVAVFVALLPTPEGLAVNAHYFFAVFLGVIVGLILEPIPPALIGMIGVAFCAAFGLVGDSAKAARSWALSGFSNGVIWLIFAAFMFALGYKKSGLGKRIALLLVKKLGKTTLGLGYAVAFVDGILAPFMPSNTARSAGTIFPIAINIPQMFNSLPDNEPRKIGSYISWVAVAATCVTSSMFLTALAPNLLAVSLVEKNVSVAIEWGTWFTSLAAIMVPLFLLVPYLAYIIYPPEQKYSPEAPIWASEELEKMGKITTKEILMLSLGILALVMWIFGKQIGIDSTVAAIVVLCLLVLTNVISWDDVITNKGAFNVLIWFATLVAMADGLKKVGYLKWASGLISSWLTGLDPVTIGIVLLILFFLFHYLFASVTAHVVALLPLFLGIAANLLPPDMIQPMAILLVGSLGLMGIITPYATGPSPIWYGAGYISQATWWMLGAVFGAIFLGALVVLGFFLL; encoded by the coding sequence ATGAGCAATAATGTAAAAATGGCAATTCCAATTCTGGTTGCAGTTTTTGTAGCACTTCTTCCAACACCTGAAGGATTAGCAGTAAATGCACACTACTTCTTTGCAGTGTTTTTAGGAGTTATCGTTGGTTTAATTTTGGAGCCTATCCCACCTGCATTAATAGGTATGATTGGGGTTGCTTTTTGTGCTGCGTTTGGTCTTGTAGGAGATAGTGCAAAAGCAGCTAGAAGTTGGGCTCTTAGTGGTTTTTCAAATGGAGTTATCTGGTTGATTTTTGCAGCATTTATGTTTGCTCTTGGGTATAAAAAATCTGGGCTTGGTAAACGTATAGCGCTACTTTTGGTTAAAAAACTAGGTAAAACAACACTTGGACTTGGTTATGCTGTGGCATTTGTAGATGGTATTTTAGCTCCATTTATGCCTTCAAATACAGCAAGAAGTGCGGGTACAATTTTCCCAATTGCTATTAACATTCCTCAAATGTTTAATTCATTACCAGATAATGAACCAAGAAAAATAGGTTCATATATCTCTTGGGTAGCAGTTGCAGCAACTTGTGTTACAAGTTCAATGTTCTTAACTGCACTTGCACCAAATTTACTTGCAGTATCTTTGGTTGAGAAAAACGTTTCAGTTGCAATTGAATGGGGTACTTGGTTTACCTCATTAGCAGCTATTATGGTTCCTCTATTCTTATTGGTTCCTTATTTAGCATATATTATCTATCCACCTGAACAAAAATACTCTCCAGAAGCTCCAATTTGGGCATCAGAAGAGCTAGAAAAAATGGGTAAAATCACAACTAAAGAGATTTTGATGTTATCTCTTGGAATCTTAGCTTTAGTTATGTGGATTTTTGGTAAACAAATAGGAATTGATAGTACGGTTGCAGCGATTGTTGTATTATGTTTGCTCGTTCTTACAAATGTTATCTCTTGGGATGATGTAATCACAAATAAAGGTGCATTTAATGTACTTATTTGGTTTGCTACTTTAGTTGCTATGGCTGATGGTCTTAAAAAAGTTGGATATTTAAAATGGGCATCAGGATTAATTTCTAGCTGGCTTACAGGATTAGATCCAGTTACAATTGGTATAGTGTTATTGATACTATTCTTCTTGTTCCACTATCTATTTGCAAGTGTTACAGCACATGTTGTTGCATTACTTCCACTGTTCTTAGGAATTGCAGCAAATCTATTGCCACCTGATATGATTCAACCAATGGCAATATTATTAGTAGGTTCTTTAGGGCTTATGGGGATTATCACTCCATATGCAACAGGACCATCTCCGATATGGTATGGTGCAGGCTACATCTCACAAGCAACTTGGTGGATGTTAGGTGCAGTATTTGGAGCTATCTTCCTAGGTGCACTAGTTGTACTTGGGTTCTTCCTTCTATAA
- a CDS encoding ABC transporter substrate binding protein — MKKLFLFLIFQSFLFANSSILIINSYHKGYEFSDKIIAGIEKVLYPKTDIDINTLYMDSKRVTSQEYYDSLKKLYRVQLKNRKYDLVMAIDRFAYDFVLDIYKDFFNNKPILAVGIENFSYEKAKRFGVENRVSALLERRDLQGNVDIIRTIFPSMKKLYIINDKSLNALHTEPLIDELIQSFNGSFELSYLKEDNLENLIKRFSKRDETTAALFIRFYKNSNGELNKNQAISNFIKNAKIPIFVTDSIFIKKGATGGKIIDLFKFGEKSGKMALDILEGEPHKIVVSDDLQYVFDSTKLSEFTLPVDALKVPYTLVNKRVTFYDKHRGFINFVFTISPFLVFLILGLVHNIYMRKRIEKDLRKRIEFDETLLNAIDSPIFWEDSTGIIVEANNNFCKLLKVEGKTLYGKKLEDFKELDSVRKIIEILENYRKDVNENYEFKYMDDNAKTRIYLLKQEKFKDKKSNSEGFVTIFTDITKEKEIILEQQKNRQFVIQQSKLAEIGEIFSSIAHQWKSPLVEITAIAQELFYTKSCKEIKEDDSFVKDIMNQVTYMTDTINDFQKFIMPSNKKISFNIEDAIKSMLHIVRHNMKYNNIKIDLEIKENTNLNVYGYKNEFMQSVLNILNNAKDALLSKDYKNRRIEIKIFNQNNLLIITIKDNAGGIKNENPYKIFEPYFTTKEDGHGIGLYMTKVIIEDKMDGQIFVRNVEDGAIFTIKLGQRI, encoded by the coding sequence ATGAAGAAGTTGTTTTTATTTTTAATTTTTCAATCTTTTTTGTTTGCAAACAGTTCTATACTGATTATAAATTCATATCATAAAGGTTATGAATTTAGTGATAAAATAATAGCAGGGATAGAAAAAGTTCTTTATCCTAAGACAGATATAGACATAAACACTTTATATATGGATTCTAAAAGAGTTACTTCCCAAGAGTATTATGATAGTTTGAAAAAACTATATAGAGTTCAGCTAAAAAATAGAAAATATGATTTGGTAATGGCTATTGATAGATTTGCCTATGATTTTGTGTTGGATATCTATAAAGATTTTTTTAATAATAAACCCATTTTGGCTGTAGGAATAGAGAATTTTTCATATGAAAAAGCAAAAAGATTTGGTGTAGAAAACAGAGTTTCGGCACTTCTTGAAAGAAGAGATTTACAAGGAAATGTAGATATTATTCGTACAATTTTTCCTAGCATGAAAAAACTTTATATAATCAATGACAAAAGTTTAAATGCTCTTCATACAGAACCTTTAATAGATGAGTTAATTCAGAGCTTTAACGGGAGTTTTGAATTAAGTTATTTAAAAGAGGATAATTTAGAAAACCTAATAAAAAGATTCTCCAAAAGGGATGAAACAACTGCAGCATTGTTTATAAGATTTTATAAAAATAGTAATGGAGAATTAAATAAAAATCAAGCAATTTCAAATTTTATTAAAAATGCAAAAATACCAATTTTTGTAACAGACTCAATTTTTATAAAAAAGGGTGCAACTGGAGGAAAAATTATAGATCTCTTTAAATTTGGTGAAAAGTCTGGAAAAATGGCCCTTGATATTTTAGAAGGAGAACCACATAAAATTGTTGTTTCAGATGATTTGCAGTATGTTTTTGATTCCACAAAATTAAGCGAGTTTACCCTTCCTGTAGATGCTTTAAAAGTTCCTTATACCTTAGTTAATAAAAGGGTAACTTTTTATGATAAACATAGAGGATTTATCAACTTTGTTTTTACAATTTCACCTTTTTTAGTTTTTCTTATTTTGGGACTTGTTCATAATATATATATGAGAAAAAGAATTGAAAAAGATTTAAGAAAGAGAATAGAGTTTGATGAGACTCTTTTAAATGCAATAGATAGTCCAATTTTTTGGGAAGATTCAACAGGTATAATTGTAGAAGCAAATAACAATTTTTGTAAATTATTAAAAGTGGAGGGTAAAACTTTATATGGAAAGAAACTTGAAGATTTTAAAGAGTTAGATAGTGTTAGAAAGATAATTGAAATTTTAGAAAATTATAGAAAAGATGTAAATGAAAATTATGAGTTTAAGTATATGGATGATAATGCTAAAACTAGAATATATCTTTTAAAACAAGAAAAATTCAAAGATAAAAAGAGTAATTCAGAAGGTTTTGTTACAATTTTTACTGATATAACAAAAGAAAAAGAGATTATTTTAGAACAACAAAAAAATAGACAGTTTGTTATTCAACAGAGTAAATTAGCAGAGATTGGAGAAATTTTCTCTTCAATTGCCCATCAATGGAAATCACCACTTGTTGAGATAACTGCAATTGCACAAGAACTTTTTTATACAAAAAGTTGTAAAGAGATAAAAGAGGATGATAGCTTTGTAAAAGATATTATGAATCAAGTAACATATATGACTGATACAATTAATGATTTTCAAAAATTTATAATGCCTTCAAATAAAAAAATCAGTTTTAATATTGAAGATGCAATAAAATCGATGCTTCATATTGTTCGTCATAATATGAAGTATAATAATATAAAAATAGACCTTGAGATAAAAGAGAATACAAATCTTAATGTATATGGATACAAAAATGAGTTTATGCAATCAGTTTTAAATATACTTAATAATGCAAAAGATGCATTACTTAGTAAAGACTACAAAAACAGAAGAATAGAGATTAAAATTTTTAATCAAAATAATTTGTTAATTATAACTATCAAAGATAATGCAGGTGGAATAAAAAATGAGAATCCGTATAAAATTTTTGAACCTTATTTTACAACTAAAGAGGATGGGCATGGAATAGGTCTTTATATGACTAAAGTAATTATCGAAGATAAAATGGATGGGCAGATATTTGTTAGGAATGTGGAAGATGGCGCAATATTTACTATAAAATTAGGACAAAGAATATGA
- a CDS encoding response regulator transcription factor, whose protein sequence is MKILILEDNDRLSNVMKQALVSEGYKVECFNDGDKALEALGNGYGCFILDINVPNLDGITILEYIRMNHSQTPVIIVSSNHDLEKIQKSYETGCDDYLKKPFYIFELIQKVKKLCSIQGRYLQFDEVYKYDLQNHFLYKDDKEIELTKKEILFLELFVKDLHHLATYEEIEEYVWEGEETNLINIRTMIKRLRKKLPKNGITIVKGMGYSLNKSTKII, encoded by the coding sequence ATGAAAATTTTAATTCTTGAAGACAACGACAGATTATCAAATGTGATGAAACAAGCTTTAGTTTCAGAGGGATATAAAGTAGAGTGTTTTAATGATGGTGATAAGGCTTTGGAAGCATTAGGGAATGGTTATGGATGTTTTATTTTAGATATAAATGTTCCAAATTTGGATGGTATTACTATTTTAGAATATATTAGGATGAATCATTCCCAGACACCTGTAATAATTGTTAGTTCTAATCATGATTTAGAGAAAATACAAAAATCTTATGAAACAGGTTGTGACGATTATCTCAAAAAACCTTTTTATATTTTTGAACTTATCCAAAAAGTAAAAAAATTATGTAGTATTCAAGGAAGATATTTACAATTTGATGAAGTTTATAAGTATGATCTGCAAAATCACTTTTTATATAAGGATGATAAAGAGATAGAACTTACTAAAAAAGAGATTCTTTTTTTAGAACTTTTTGTAAAAGATTTACATCATTTGGCAACTTATGAGGAGATTGAAGAGTATGTTTGGGAAGGCGAAGAGACAAACCTTATAAATATACGTACAATGATAAAACGTTTAAGGAAGAAACTTCCTAAAAATGGAATAACAATTGTCAAAGGAATGGGATATTCCTTAAACAAAAGTACAAAAATTATTTAA